The following are encoded in a window of Mycobacteriales bacterium genomic DNA:
- a CDS encoding acyl-CoA dehydrogenase family protein: MHMELTADQRELRDELRAYFARLLPPAVKAELGGEGDNPELFRRLVRQIGADGWLGLGWPKEYGGGGATAFEQLLLFTEVQRAGAPFPFVTINTVGPTLMAFGTPEQKAHYLPRILAGECLFAIGYTEPGSGTDLASLRTRAVRAGGEWVIDGNKVFTSSAGHSDYVWLAARTNPDAPKHKGISMFIVPTDSPGFSWAPLHTVGGNMTTTTFYDGVRVPAGNVVGEVDGGWRLITAQLNHERIGLAAFSGRTEALWEGVRDWCVEQGIAGEPWVRQDLARTYAQVEAVRLLNWQVAAAVQDGTVSVADASAAKVFGTETHVSVCRTLFGLLGAAGARRQGQPGAPLDGRVEVLTRGSIVNTFGGGVNEVLRDMICTTGLGMPRGAR; this comes from the coding sequence CTGCACATGGAGCTCACGGCCGACCAGCGCGAGCTGCGTGACGAGCTGCGGGCCTACTTCGCGAGGCTGCTGCCGCCGGCGGTCAAGGCGGAGCTGGGCGGCGAGGGCGACAACCCCGAGCTGTTCCGCCGGCTGGTACGCCAGATCGGTGCCGACGGCTGGCTCGGCCTCGGCTGGCCGAAGGAGTACGGCGGCGGGGGGGCGACGGCGTTCGAGCAGCTGCTGCTGTTCACCGAGGTGCAGCGGGCGGGCGCGCCGTTCCCCTTCGTGACCATCAACACCGTCGGTCCGACGCTGATGGCGTTCGGCACGCCCGAGCAGAAGGCCCACTACCTCCCGCGCATCCTCGCCGGTGAGTGCCTGTTCGCCATCGGCTACACCGAGCCGGGGTCGGGCACCGACCTCGCGTCGCTGCGCACCCGGGCCGTGCGTGCGGGCGGCGAGTGGGTGATCGACGGCAACAAGGTGTTCACCAGCAGCGCGGGCCACTCCGACTACGTCTGGCTGGCCGCACGCACGAACCCCGATGCCCCGAAGCACAAGGGCATCTCGATGTTCATCGTGCCGACGGACAGCCCCGGCTTCTCCTGGGCGCCGCTGCACACCGTGGGCGGCAACATGACGACGACGACGTTCTACGACGGCGTGCGGGTGCCGGCCGGCAACGTCGTCGGCGAGGTCGACGGCGGCTGGCGGTTGATCACCGCCCAGCTCAACCACGAGCGGATCGGGCTCGCCGCGTTCTCCGGCCGCACCGAGGCGCTGTGGGAGGGCGTGCGCGACTGGTGCGTCGAGCAGGGGATCGCGGGCGAGCCGTGGGTGCGCCAGGACCTCGCCCGCACCTACGCGCAGGTCGAGGCGGTGCGGCTGCTCAACTGGCAGGTGGCCGCGGCGGTGCAGGACGGCACGGTCTCGGTGGCCGATGCCTCGGCCGCCAAGGTGTTCGGCACCGAGACCCACGTGTCGGTCTGCCGCACGCTGTTCGGCCTGCTCGGTGCTGCCGGTGCGCGGCGGCAGGGTCAGCCGGGCGCGCCGCTCGACGGCCGCGTCGAGGTGCTCACCCGCGGGTCGATCGTCAACACGTTCGGCGGGGGGGTCAACGAGGTGCTGCGCGACATGATCTGCACCACCGGTCTCGGCATGCCGCGAGGTGCCCGGTGA
- a CDS encoding SDR family oxidoreductase, protein MAGTSHGRVVIVTGAGQGIGRAHAHAFAADGAAVVVNDVGPAAQQVVDDIKAAGGTAVASTGDVADWDYAAALVATALEEFGQLDALVNNAGLVRDRMLVNMAEAEWDEVLRVDLKGHFCPLRHAAAYWRDESKAGRQRAARIVNTSSGAGLLGSVGQGNYSAAKAGVAAMTQVAAAELARYGITVNAIAPAARTPMTEQVFAATMAKPEDGFDAMDPANVSPLVVWLASEDSGDVSGRVFEVEGGIISPADGWQHGPREDKGERWSPAEIGPVVRRLLKEAPAPAPVYGA, encoded by the coding sequence GTGGCAGGCACGAGTCATGGCCGGGTCGTCATCGTCACCGGCGCCGGTCAGGGCATCGGGCGGGCGCACGCCCACGCGTTCGCCGCCGACGGCGCCGCCGTGGTCGTCAACGACGTCGGGCCGGCCGCGCAGCAGGTGGTCGACGACATCAAGGCCGCGGGTGGCACCGCGGTCGCCAGCACCGGCGACGTCGCCGACTGGGACTACGCCGCCGCACTCGTCGCCACGGCGCTGGAGGAGTTCGGCCAGCTCGACGCCCTGGTCAACAACGCCGGCCTGGTGCGCGACCGGATGCTCGTCAACATGGCCGAGGCCGAGTGGGACGAGGTGCTCCGCGTCGACCTCAAGGGGCACTTCTGCCCACTGCGGCATGCCGCGGCCTACTGGCGCGACGAGAGCAAGGCCGGCCGGCAACGGGCCGCCCGCATCGTCAACACCTCGTCCGGGGCCGGCCTCCTCGGCAGCGTCGGACAGGGCAACTACTCGGCCGCGAAGGCGGGGGTCGCGGCGATGACGCAGGTGGCCGCGGCCGAGCTGGCCCGCTACGGCATCACGGTCAACGCGATCGCCCCCGCCGCCCGCACGCCGATGACCGAGCAGGTCTTCGCCGCGACGATGGCCAAGCCGGAGGACGGCTTCGACGCGATGGACCCGGCCAACGTCTCGCCGCTCGTGGTGTGGCTGGCGAGCGAGGACAGCGGCGACGTCTCCGGCCGCGTCTTCGAGGTCGAAGGCGGCATAATCAGCCCGGCCGACGGCTGGCAGCACGGACCGCGCGAGGACAAGGGCGAGCGCTGGTCGCCGGCCGAGATCGGTC